A single region of the Triticum dicoccoides isolate Atlit2015 ecotype Zavitan chromosome 2B, WEW_v2.0, whole genome shotgun sequence genome encodes:
- the LOC119368836 gene encoding uncharacterized protein LOC119368836: MKLQTQLLLLAFITAGLIMSRGVLAGGTHTMPVRALRRVEDEDVGFLECEEAAYPRRRVLYGDQYISYKGVQASRPACSGSCSGRGQPYTGSGCQAIFGCRGR, translated from the coding sequence ATGAAGTTGCAAACGCAACTACTACTCTTGGCTTTCATCACCGCAGGGCTGATCATGAGCCGCGGCGTCCTCGCCGGCGGCACCCACACGATGCCGGTGCGCGCGCTACGCCGCGTCGAGGACGAGGACGTGGGATTTCTGGAGTGTGAGGAGGCGGCGTACCCGCGGAGGAGGGTGCTTTACGGCGACCAGTACATCAGCTACAAAGGGGTGCAGGCGAGCAGGCCGGCGTGCTCCGGCTCCTGCTCTGGCCGGGGGCAGCCCTACACCGGTAGCGGCTGCCAGGCCATCTTCGGCTGCCGCGGGCGTTAA